In Nostoc sp. GT001, a genomic segment contains:
- a CDS encoding glycosyltransferase family 39 protein — protein sequence MRMKLSVKHTVDRWFNKIAKNPALSVTVSILWLIVVGWVAFGWNLGNIGLIDETEPLFAEASRQMFVTGDWITPFFNGDTRFDKPALIYWCQAIAYHLIGVNEWAVRLPSAIAAFGLVCLGFYTIQWYLVKQEELEQVSRPTRRYLTSFIAAALMALNPETIIWARTGVSDMLLTGCIASALFCFFLGYAGKDGSSTSATLSERGAGEQGSRGAELITNAQSPLAQSVRAASPLGEAVGVASRREGMPRALFPNKWYLAFYVLIAGAILTKGPVGIVLPGLIVAAFLLYVGKMREVLREMHLLVGTLIILALSVPWYALVIWRNGWNYINSFFGYHNLERFTEVVNGHSAPWYFYFLVVLLGFAPYSVYLPASIIRLKFWQRSHWRSLERFQQFGLFAWFWFASIFAFFSIAVTKLPSYVLPLMPAAAILVALLWSDLFSDTETRQTIPVSPSPTPPISTSLLRISGWVNVVFLSILATALLNITHILGTDPAISNFHELIDKSGLPVIAGIIWLVSAVLVAGLLLSRRWNYIMSINLIGFVAFVIFVLTPASFFIDRERQLPLRELSAVILEAKQPNEELIMLGFKKPSVVFYSHIHVNYLKFPQEAVEHIKNKAAKGLKPSSVLLLAEXKKFLKMDLQPDDYKNLSTKGAYNLVRVPFKKMKNEKIDIS from the coding sequence ATGAGAATGAAATTGAGTGTTAAGCACACTGTTGATCGGTGGTTCAACAAAATAGCAAAAAATCCAGCCCTGAGTGTAACTGTGTCGATTTTGTGGTTGATAGTGGTTGGCTGGGTGGCTTTTGGGTGGAATTTGGGCAACATTGGCTTAATTGATGAGACAGAGCCGCTCTTTGCCGAAGCTTCCCGCCAGATGTTCGTCACAGGTGATTGGATTACTCCATTTTTCAATGGTGACACTCGTTTCGATAAACCTGCTTTAATTTACTGGTGTCAGGCGATCGCATATCATCTGATTGGCGTAAATGAATGGGCAGTACGCCTTCCTTCTGCGATCGCAGCATTCGGCTTAGTTTGTTTAGGTTTTTACACCATCCAGTGGTATCTGGTTAAACAAGAGGAATTAGAGCAAGTTTCACGTCCTACTCGTCGCTACTTAACATCTTTTATAGCAGCAGCGCTCATGGCACTCAATCCCGAAACTATCATTTGGGCGAGAACGGGTGTCTCTGATATGCTGCTCACCGGATGTATAGCATCAGCTTTGTTCTGTTTCTTTCTAGGGTATGCAGGGAAGGACGGGAGCAGCACTTCGGCTACGCTCAGTGAACGAGGAGCAGGGGAGCAGGGGAGCAGGGGAGCAGAATTAATCACCAATGCCCAATCTCCACTTGCCCAGAGCGTTCGCGCAGCGTCTCCGTTAGGAGAAGCCGTTGGCGTAGCCTCTCGTAGAGAAGGGATGCCCCGTGCCCTATTCCCTAATAAGTGGTATTTAGCTTTTTATGTGCTGATTGCTGGCGCAATTTTGACTAAAGGGCCAGTGGGAATTGTTTTGCCGGGGCTAATTGTTGCCGCCTTTTTGCTTTACGTGGGTAAAATGCGAGAGGTGTTGCGAGAAATGCACCTTCTTGTAGGTACACTGATAATTCTTGCTTTGTCAGTGCCCTGGTATGCTTTAGTAATTTGGCGCAATGGCTGGAATTACATTAACTCCTTTTTTGGTTATCACAACCTGGAACGCTTTACAGAAGTAGTTAATGGTCACTCAGCACCTTGGTATTTTTACTTTTTAGTCGTGCTGTTGGGTTTTGCACCATACTCAGTGTATTTACCAGCTTCTATAATCAGACTAAAATTTTGGCAGCGATCGCATTGGCGATCCCTTGAACGTTTTCAGCAATTTGGTTTATTTGCCTGGTTCTGGTTTGCTAGCATCTTTGCCTTTTTTAGCATTGCCGTTACTAAACTCCCCAGCTATGTATTGCCTTTAATGCCAGCAGCAGCAATCCTAGTAGCCTTGTTGTGGAGCGACCTTTTTTCGGATACAGAGACACGGCAAACAATTCCTGTTTCCCCCTCTCCCACTCCCCCCATCTCCACGTCTTTGCTGCGAATAAGTGGTTGGGTGAATGTAGTATTTTTATCAATTCTGGCAACAGCACTGCTCAACATAACCCATATATTAGGTACTGATCCAGCTATCAGTAACTTCCACGAACTAATTGACAAATCTGGTTTACCAGTAATCGCGGGTATAATTTGGCTAGTTTCTGCTGTTTTGGTTGCGGGTTTATTATTGAGCCGCCGCTGGAACTACATTATGAGTATTAATTTAATCGGGTTTGTGGCGTTTGTAATTTTTGTCTTAACGCCTGCTTCGTTCTTTATCGATCGAGAGCGTCAATTACCTTTAAGGGAATTGTCTGCGGTCATTTTAGAAGCAAAACAACCAAACGAAGAATTGATCATGCTTGGCTTCAAAAAGCCTAGTGTGGTATTTTACAGCCACATCCACGTAAATTATTTAAAATTTCCCCAAGAGGCTGTAGAGCATATTAAAAACAAGGCTGCTAAAGGACTAAAACCTTCTTCAGTGCTGCTGTTGGCCGAACANAAAAAGTTTTTGAAAATGGACTTACAGCCAGATGATTACAAGAATTTATCGACCAAGGGTGCTTATAACTTGGTTCGAGTTCCTTTTAAGAAAATGAAAAATGAAAAAATAGACATATCATAA
- a CDS encoding hybrid sensor histidine kinase/response regulator, translating into MLMLDYPLYDFQATVPSCLQTSSLAVVLEIFEQEQCDRLVVVNQQQCPIGLLYSARLIPKLLVQSDDKNLNLQQSLSTWGQGLIEPIQTISASERVERLSLRWCDSQVEKPQNLDWVLIDSDGRYLGLLDSSRLLRSLAQERMAGLQKSREHRHEYDGRPNEPKSLGHQPLVHLLERLPWPLMLQTGTGEVVARNPAWWQQLGTLKDPEGVRQQVEAILVPNRSEIAEYVTQPAINVHPNGRENEHGGEEELIQQEASGDAAYSRCYLDSQVGTCTCVVEVQNGQERIWQFAKIPLDSPELKVMSAEEEIALSTNLWLVLATDVTEQQQLCKELAAKNADLIQLNRLKDEFLACISHELKTPLTAVLGLSRLLVDQQLGELNERQARYAGLIHQSGRHLMSVVNDILDLTRMETGQMDLTLTPVKIQAVCDRALSEAKAIHTQTTKATSAPPPANARSSAPQFCLSIELGLDQMVADELRLRQMLVHLLSNAFKFTEISGEIGLRVSRWEGWIAFTVWDTGIGIPEHQQHLIFQKFQQLENPLTRQFEGTGLGLVLTRALARLHGGDVSFLSREGKGSQFTLLLPPSPPKTGFSEPDMGIREEEEKRYQPTRENSAARQQVSTPIQHHLASSQRLVLVVEAVARYIEDLTEQLKGLGYRVVIARSGTEAVEKARRLQPIAIFLNPLLPLLSGWDVLTLLKSDTATRHISVIVTATGAEKDQAFANRADGFLSLPVEHQVLAPVLDKLCTAQVIPQIGLNNSAITPTKTPLRILRLVNPQLESVNPHPSLREHRVIEVDDLDQAELLARVWQFDVILLDVESTTAQIYLQQLIGHPRLAAIPLVTCDVGTTLIASKIPGLSVFPYLTPFAKGNSSRTEKTDALLSVLEIASGICCPPNILVVDLTMLRDFPQVRRKPAKGYRTEKNCSISSETAERGSEWFQALIQYLQTAGFKAAMSPCWAEVLQQIRHESVDLLLICLGETSIHKDVLKALKTLGDSPLKLPPILVLNQRLNRSETSFQDGVAYKQIEKQKKNGLESIETVVGAIATQILPRSISMEDLLNQINQALAVNGYNGKC; encoded by the coding sequence ATGTTAATGCTAGATTACCCGCTTTATGACTTTCAGGCAACCGTACCTAGCTGCCTCCAAACAAGTTCTCTGGCAGTAGTGTTGGAGATTTTTGAGCAAGAGCAGTGCGATCGCTTGGTAGTAGTAAATCAACAGCAATGCCCCATCGGATTGCTGTATTCTGCCCGTTTAATCCCCAAATTATTAGTACAAAGTGACGATAAAAATCTAAATTTACAACAATCGCTCTCTACCTGGGGTCAAGGTCTAATTGAGCCAATACAGACAATATCAGCTTCGGAGCGTGTAGAGCGATTGAGCTTGCGCTGGTGCGATTCACAAGTCGAAAAACCCCAAAACTTAGATTGGGTGCTGATTGACTCTGATGGTCGATATTTGGGGCTGCTGGATAGTTCGCGCCTGTTGCGATCGCTGGCTCAAGAACGTATGGCTGGCTTACAAAAGTCTCGCGAGCATCGTCATGAATATGATGGTAGGCCAAATGAACCCAAGTCCTTAGGACATCAGCCATTAGTACACTTACTAGAAAGACTGCCTTGGCCTTTGATGTTGCAAACGGGTACTGGCGAAGTGGTAGCGCGAAATCCCGCTTGGTGGCAGCAACTAGGAACCTTAAAAGATCCAGAAGGGGTTAGGCAACAGGTGGAGGCAATACTTGTCCCTAACCGCTCCGAAATAGCAGAATATGTCACCCAACCAGCAATCAACGTTCATCCCAATGGTAGAGAGAATGAGCATGGTGGTGAAGAAGAATTGATTCAGCAAGAAGCATCAGGTGATGCTGCATACAGCCGATGCTATTTAGATAGTCAAGTGGGTACTTGTACCTGCGTGGTCGAAGTGCAAAATGGTCAAGAGCGAATCTGGCAGTTTGCCAAAATTCCCTTAGATAGTCCTGAGTTGAAAGTTATGAGTGCTGAAGAGGAAATTGCACTCAGCACTAATTTGTGGTTGGTTTTAGCTACTGATGTCACTGAACAGCAGCAGCTTTGTAAAGAACTAGCAGCGAAGAATGCCGATTTAATTCAACTAAATCGGTTAAAAGACGAATTTTTAGCTTGTATTAGCCATGAACTCAAAACTCCCCTAACTGCCGTTTTGGGATTATCGCGCTTGCTAGTGGATCAGCAGTTGGGAGAACTTAACGAGCGTCAAGCCCGTTATGCGGGACTGATTCATCAAAGCGGACGCCACCTGATGAGTGTTGTCAATGACATTTTAGATTTGACCCGAATGGAGACGGGACAAATGGATTTGACGCTGACTCCGGTGAAAATTCAGGCTGTGTGCGATCGCGCCCTATCGGAAGCCAAAGCTATCCACACTCAAACCACCAAAGCGACATCTGCCCCGCCACCTGCAAATGCGCGTTCATCTGCTCCTCAATTCTGTCTTTCCATTGAACTAGGTTTAGATCAGATGGTGGCAGACGAATTGCGCTTACGCCAGATGCTAGTACACCTACTTTCCAACGCCTTTAAATTCACCGAAATATCTGGCGAAATTGGGCTGCGGGTAAGCCGTTGGGAAGGATGGATTGCCTTTACAGTTTGGGATACAGGAATTGGCATTCCCGAACACCAGCAACACTTAATCTTTCAAAAATTCCAACAACTCGAAAATCCCCTCACCCGCCAATTTGAAGGCACTGGTTTGGGGCTAGTATTAACTCGCGCCTTGGCTCGCCTCCACGGAGGAGATGTCAGCTTCTTATCGCGTGAAGGTAAAGGTAGCCAGTTTACCCTACTTCTGCCGCCCAGCCCCCCGAAAACAGGCTTTTCGGAACCAGATATGGGCATCAGAGAAGAGGAGGAGAAACGATACCAACCGACACGGGAAAACTCCGCCGCACGTCAGCAAGTTAGTACGCCCATACAGCATCATCTTGCGAGTTCGCAACGGTTGGTCTTGGTAGTCGAGGCAGTAGCTCGATATATTGAAGACTTGACCGAACAACTCAAAGGTTTAGGATATCGGGTAGTGATTGCGCGATCGGGGACAGAAGCAGTTGAAAAAGCTCGGCGCTTGCAACCAATAGCGATATTTTTAAATCCGTTGCTACCCCTGCTATCAGGCTGGGATGTACTGACTTTACTAAAATCTGACACCGCAACCCGTCATATATCTGTAATTGTGACAGCGACAGGAGCCGAAAAAGACCAAGCATTTGCTAACCGAGCCGATGGTTTCTTAAGTTTGCCAGTAGAGCATCAGGTCTTAGCACCAGTTCTAGACAAATTATGTACTGCACAAGTAATACCGCAGATAGGGTTAAATAATAGTGCAATTACCCCAACTAAAACTCCACTGCGAATTCTCAGGCTAGTGAATCCCCAGTTAGAATCGGTCAATCCCCACCCCTCACTTCGAGAACACCGAGTCATTGAAGTAGATGACCTAGATCAGGCAGAACTTTTGGCGCGGGTATGGCAGTTTGATGTCATTTTGCTAGATGTCGAAAGTACCACCGCCCAAATATATTTGCAACAATTAATTGGACATCCACGTTTAGCAGCTATACCACTGGTTACTTGCGATGTTGGAACTACTTTAATCGCTTCTAAAATACCAGGGCTATCTGTATTTCCTTACTTAACACCATTTGCGAAAGGTAATAGCAGTCGCACCGAAAAAACAGATGCCTTACTATCAGTACTAGAAATTGCTTCTGGTATTTGCTGCCCTCCCAACATCTTAGTAGTGGATTTAACAATGCTGCGGGATTTCCCCCAGGTAAGACGTAAGCCAGCTAAGGGTTATCGGACAGAAAAAAATTGCTCAATTAGTAGTGAAACTGCTGAACGTGGTTCTGAGTGGTTCCAAGCTTTAATTCAATACCTCCAAACAGCAGGCTTCAAAGCGGCGATGAGTCCTTGTTGGGCAGAAGTATTGCAACAGATTCGCCACGAAAGCGTTGACTTACTGCTAATTTGCTTAGGAGAAACCTCTATTCACAAAGATGTACTCAAAGCACTGAAAACATTAGGAGATTCGCCTTTAAAGTTGCCACCAATTTTGGTACTAAATCAGCGATTAAATCGCTCAGAAACCAGTTTCCAGGATGGGGTAGCTTATAAGCAAATTGAGAAGCAGAAGAAGAATGGTTTGGAATCGATAGAAACTGTTGTTGGTGCGATCGCTACCCAAATATTACCGCGATCGATATCAATGGAAGACCTATTAAACCAGATCAATCAAGCTTTAGCTGTCAATGGTTACAACGGCAAATGTTAA
- a CDS encoding KaiA family protein codes for MLLPILILQSNVNKCLNNPVDLANLKGLSTWVGQLMDAIIAQFCYLPVAATTSGKINYLPNQPPRNPSKAYTSKYVYVFASQMQKSQQHFQEMTPAEREGLLRQLKIDYSLILIDYFTADKTLKDKIDKFINTIFYANIPVPQIIEIHMEVIEEFSKQLKLEGRSNETLLDYRLTLIDILAHLCEVYRSSISK; via the coding sequence ATGTTATTACCGATATTAATTCTGCAATCTAATGTTAACAAATGCTTAAATAATCCAGTTGACTTAGCCAACCTCAAAGGTTTGAGTACGTGGGTGGGGCAATTGATGGACGCAATTATTGCCCAATTTTGCTACTTACCTGTTGCTGCAACAACTTCTGGAAAAATTAACTATTTACCAAATCAGCCGCCACGAAATCCAAGTAAGGCATACACTAGCAAGTACGTTTATGTATTTGCCAGTCAGATGCAAAAAAGCCAGCAACATTTTCAGGAGATGACCCCGGCTGAAAGAGAAGGATTATTAAGACAGCTTAAAATAGATTATAGCTTGATTCTTATAGATTATTTTACCGCAGACAAAACACTCAAAGATAAAATTGATAAATTTATCAATACTATATTTTATGCTAATATTCCTGTGCCCCAAATAATCGAAATTCATATGGAGGTAATTGAAGAATTTTCTAAACAGCTAAAATTAGAAGGCAGGAGCAATGAAACCTTACTTGATTATCGCTTAACGTTAATCGATATCTTGGCTCACTTGTGCGAAGTTTATAGGAGTTCAATTTCTAAATAA
- the kaiB gene encoding circadian clock protein KaiB, producing the protein MIKARKTYVLKLYVAGNTPNSVRALKTLKEILEQEFEGVYALKVIDVLKSPQLAEEDKILATPTLSKILPPPVRKIIGDLSDRERVLIGLDLLYEELSEEDFEE; encoded by the coding sequence ATGATTAAAGCCAGAAAAACCTACGTTCTCAAGCTTTACGTAGCAGGAAATACCCCGAATTCAGTCCGGGCATTAAAAACACTTAAAGAGATTTTAGAACAGGAGTTTGAAGGTGTCTATGCTTTAAAAGTGATCGATGTATTGAAAAGTCCGCAACTGGCGGAAGAAGATAAAATATTGGCAACGCCAACATTGTCTAAAATTTTGCCTCCCCCCGTTCGCAAAATTATTGGGGATCTTTCAGATAGAGAAAGAGTGTTGATTGGATTGGATTTGCTCTATGAAGAACTGAGTGAAGAAGACTTTGAAGAGTAA
- the kaiC gene encoding circadian clock protein KaiC, whose translation MSQNEPVEPKQPPIIRGVEKIRTMIEGFDDISHGGLPIGRTTLISGTSGTGKTLFSLQFLYNGITYFDEPGVFVTFEESPSDIIKNANIFGWNLPRLIEEGKLFILDASPDPEGQDIVGNFDLSALIERLQYAIRKYKAKRVSIDSITAVFQQYEAMGVVRREIFRLVARLKLLSVTTVITTERSEEYGPVASFGVEEFVSDNVVIVRNVLEGERRRRTIEILKLRGTTHMKGEYPFTITNEGVNIFPLGAMRLTQRSSNVRVSSGVKTLDEMCGGGFFKDSIILATGATGTGKTLLVSKFIQDGCLNGEQAILFAYEESRAQLSRNASSWGIDFEKLEDQGLLKIICTYPESTGLEDHLQIIKSEIAIFKPSRIAIDSLSALARGVTNNAFRQFVIGVTGYAKQEEITGFFTNTTDQFLGAHSITDSHISTITDTILMLQYVEIRGEMSRAINVFKMRGSWHDKGIREYNITADGPDIKDSFRNYERIISGAPTRVSIDEKAELSRIVRRFEDKQSSEP comes from the coding sequence ATGAGTCAAAACGAGCCAGTAGAACCAAAACAACCACCAATAATTAGGGGTGTAGAAAAAATTCGGACGATGATCGAAGGGTTTGACGATATTAGTCATGGTGGTTTACCAATTGGTAGAACCACCTTGATTAGTGGTACATCCGGCACAGGTAAAACCTTATTTTCTCTTCAGTTTCTCTATAACGGTATCACCTACTTTGATGAACCAGGAGTATTTGTAACTTTTGAGGAATCACCGAGTGATATTATTAAAAATGCTAATATTTTTGGTTGGAACTTGCCCCGCTTAATCGAAGAAGGCAAGTTGTTTATTCTTGATGCATCTCCCGATCCAGAAGGTCAAGATATCGTGGGAAATTTTGACCTTTCTGCACTCATTGAGCGTTTGCAATATGCCATCCGCAAATACAAAGCTAAACGAGTTTCCATCGACTCAATAACAGCAGTATTTCAGCAGTATGAAGCGATGGGAGTAGTGCGGCGCGAAATTTTTCGCTTGGTAGCACGTCTCAAACTACTGAGTGTCACCACTGTAATTACCACTGAACGTAGTGAAGAATATGGGCCTGTTGCCTCTTTCGGAGTGGAAGAATTTGTTTCCGATAACGTAGTAATTGTTCGCAACGTTTTAGAAGGAGAACGCCGCCGCCGCACCATTGAAATTCTCAAATTGCGCGGCACAACTCACATGAAAGGCGAGTATCCCTTCACGATTACTAATGAAGGAGTTAACATATTCCCACTCGGAGCAATGCGCTTGACTCAACGTTCTTCTAATGTCAGGGTATCTTCTGGTGTCAAAACCTTAGATGAAATGTGCGGTGGTGGTTTCTTTAAAGATTCAATTATTTTGGCAACAGGAGCTACAGGTACTGGTAAAACCCTGTTAGTAAGCAAATTTATTCAAGATGGCTGCCTGAATGGAGAGCAGGCAATATTATTTGCTTATGAAGAATCACGCGCTCAACTATCTCGTAATGCTTCCTCTTGGGGAATTGATTTTGAAAAATTAGAAGATCAAGGTTTACTCAAAATCATCTGTACCTATCCTGAATCAACTGGTTTAGAAGACCACTTACAAATTATTAAATCAGAAATTGCTATTTTCAAACCCTCTCGGATTGCTATTGATTCCCTATCAGCACTAGCTAGAGGAGTTACAAATAATGCATTTCGGCAGTTTGTAATTGGTGTGACAGGTTATGCTAAACAAGAAGAAATTACTGGCTTTTTTACTAACACAACCGACCAATTTCTAGGAGCGCATTCGATTACTGACTCTCATATTTCCACGATTACCGATACAATTCTGATGTTACAATACGTAGAAATTCGCGGAGAAATGTCGCGGGCAATTAACGTATTCAAAATGCGCGGGTCTTGGCATGATAAAGGAATTCGTGAGTATAATATTACTGCTGACGGGCCTGATATCAAAGATTCTTTCCGAAACTACGAACGGATTATCAGCGGTGCTCCTACTCGCGTTAGTATCGATGAAAAGGCGGAACTTTCTCGCATTGTTAGACGTTTTGAAGACAAACAGAGTTCCGAACCCTAA
- a CDS encoding TolC family protein, producing the protein MKGQQLFYSFLPGVTAAVLTTQPAWAGTAKLTGVQLASSPSVLTSTYGQDLVVDTINRQLPNSANVSVPTLVPALGFTKLSVKPLSNNSIPVFTTENTVVPIKQLLKKDKGRFFSLTATSNPSQAQKNQKQSNSSAYGQKLKKILVPNYTSKPLSVQKEILSLSSAQQPVVQKINTVTPLQTFLQTSATGAGAAKLLSAQRCPQELSKSKTDSLALLLTSSTCLRQNAIGGRLAQSNTTIPADSTPITTPETVTPAPGGSVQPATVPTTVTPVTSGPVQIPENLIPNSNPLQFPTKAEEVRLQENQPITLAQALELARRNNHDLQVSLLELERNKAALREAQAALLPTLGVSTDLTRSQSASSQLQDEVNGRNGLLSNQDQPSTSFSGQAQLSYNIYTSGRVQSSIKAAEEQVRFNELAVETQSETIRLNVATDYYNLQQADEQVRIAQSAVQNSEASLRDAEALERAGVGTRFDVLRSQVNLANAQQNLTNARSQQSISRRQLATRISLPQGINISAADPVQLAGLWNPTLEQSIVLAYQNRPELQQQLAQRNINEQQRKQALAELGPQVSLVASYDLLDQFDDNVSVTDGYSFGVRATLNLFDGGAARARAAQSKTNIAIAETQFAEQRNQIRFQVEQAYSTQQSSLENVQTANTALEQAREALRLARLRFQAGVGTQTDVINSENDLTQAEGNRVTAILDYNRALAQLQRSVTLRAFR; encoded by the coding sequence GTGAAAGGACAGCAATTATTTTATAGCTTCTTACCTGGTGTAACGGCAGCAGTTTTAACAACTCAGCCTGCTTGGGCTGGTACTGCGAAACTAACTGGGGTACAACTGGCGTCTTCTCCTAGTGTTTTGACTTCTACTTATGGTCAAGACTTGGTTGTAGACACCATAAATAGGCAACTGCCTAACAGTGCAAATGTTAGTGTTCCAACCCTAGTACCTGCTTTGGGTTTTACTAAACTTAGTGTGAAACCTTTAAGTAATAACAGTATTCCAGTATTTACGACTGAAAATACTGTTGTACCAATAAAACAACTACTTAAGAAAGATAAAGGTAGATTTTTCAGTTTGACAGCTACCTCTAATCCTTCCCAAGCTCAAAAGAACCAAAAACAGAGTAATTCAAGCGCTTATGGGCAGAAATTAAAGAAGATATTAGTTCCCAACTACACTTCAAAACCCCTTTCTGTCCAAAAAGAAATTTTGTCCCTGTCTTCTGCACAGCAGCCAGTGGTTCAAAAGATAAATACTGTTACTCCGTTGCAAACATTTTTACAAACTTCAGCTACAGGTGCAGGAGCAGCAAAACTGTTGTCAGCGCAGAGGTGTCCGCAGGAGTTGAGCAAAAGTAAAACCGACTCCTTGGCTCTGCTACTAACCTCAAGCACCTGCTTACGACAAAACGCTATTGGTGGCCGCTTGGCTCAGAGTAATACCACGATTCCAGCAGATTCGACGCCAATCACTACGCCAGAAACTGTAACTCCTGCACCAGGGGGTTCGGTGCAACCTGCCACTGTGCCAACAACGGTAACTCCAGTAACGTCAGGGCCAGTGCAAATTCCAGAGAACCTGATTCCTAACTCAAATCCGCTGCAATTTCCCACCAAAGCGGAGGAAGTGAGACTTCAGGAAAATCAACCAATTACTTTGGCACAAGCTCTGGAGTTAGCACGGCGTAACAATCACGATCTACAGGTGTCCTTATTGGAGCTAGAACGCAATAAAGCGGCTCTACGCGAGGCGCAAGCTGCTTTATTGCCCACTCTGGGAGTTAGCACGGATCTGACTCGTAGTCAGTCTGCTAGCAGTCAGCTTCAGGATGAAGTAAACGGGCGAAATGGCTTACTGTCTAACCAAGATCAACCCAGTACATCTTTTTCTGGTCAAGCACAACTGTCGTATAATATCTACACTTCTGGGAGAGTGCAATCTAGCATCAAAGCGGCTGAAGAACAAGTACGTTTCAACGAGTTGGCTGTAGAAACTCAGTCTGAGACAATCCGTCTAAATGTTGCCACAGACTACTACAATTTGCAACAAGCAGATGAACAAGTACGGATTGCCCAATCGGCTGTGCAGAACTCGGAAGCTAGTTTACGTGATGCAGAAGCTTTAGAGCGAGCTGGGGTTGGTACGCGGTTCGATGTGTTGCGATCGCAGGTGAATTTAGCAAATGCCCAACAAAATTTAACTAATGCTAGATCCCAGCAGTCAATTTCCCGTCGTCAATTAGCAACTCGGATAAGTCTGCCGCAAGGAATAAATATCAGTGCCGCTGACCCTGTACAATTAGCTGGTCTTTGGAACCCAACCCTAGAACAAAGTATTGTGTTGGCTTATCAAAATCGTCCAGAATTGCAACAGCAGTTAGCACAACGTAATATTAACGAGCAACAGCGCAAACAAGCTCTTGCAGAACTGGGCCCTCAAGTTAGTTTGGTCGCTAGCTATGACCTGCTAGACCAGTTCGATGATAATGTCAGCGTTACTGATGGTTATTCATTCGGAGTTAGGGCAACCCTAAATTTGTTTGATGGGGGAGCCGCAAGAGCAAGAGCAGCTCAGTCCAAAACCAATATTGCGATCGCCGAAACTCAATTTGCTGAACAGCGCAACCAAATTCGCTTTCAGGTAGAACAAGCCTATTCTACCCAGCAATCTAGTTTGGAGAATGTTCAAACCGCTAACACCGCTTTAGAACAAGCCAGGGAAGCTCTACGTTTAGCGCGTTTGCGATTCCAAGCTGGTGTAGGTACTCAAACTGATGTCATTAACTCTGAAAATGACCTCACCCAAGCTGAAGGTAATCGAGTCACAGCAATTTTGGATTACAACCGCGCTTTAGCTCAGTTACAACGGTCTGTTACTCTCAGAGCATTCCGCTAA
- a CDS encoding photosystem II S4 domain protein: MLPREELLKGVENRDSVARAIDQAEQAIKTWEVILTDFLSPPELAEIQRVFNRLTEVQLVAWGGYPQAERQRIAIARSELPLDQSQVSLVAVEIAGNFLFDTASHRDFLGAMLGTGIVREKTGDVIVLGERGAQAIVAPELVEFLSMSLKQVRSVPVKTQQIELTELKVREPKKKELTTVEASLRLDAIASAGFGMSRSKMVDFIDAGDVRVNWKEVTQASSQVKSGDLIAIRSKGRLEVGEIAVTKKERYRVQLTRYM, encoded by the coding sequence ATGTTGCCACGAGAAGAACTTTTAAAAGGTGTTGAAAATCGAGATAGTGTCGCTCGTGCAATCGATCAAGCGGAGCAAGCGATCAAAACTTGGGAAGTAATTTTGACAGATTTTCTATCCCCCCCAGAATTGGCAGAAATTCAACGGGTGTTTAACCGATTAACAGAAGTGCAATTAGTCGCGTGGGGTGGATATCCGCAAGCTGAACGCCAAAGAATAGCGATCGCTCGTTCGGAACTTCCGTTAGATCAATCTCAAGTCAGCCTTGTAGCTGTAGAAATTGCTGGTAATTTCCTGTTTGATACCGCCTCTCACCGCGACTTTTTAGGCGCAATGTTAGGGACAGGAATTGTTCGTGAAAAGACGGGAGATGTGATTGTCTTGGGAGAACGGGGGGCACAGGCGATTGTTGCTCCAGAGTTGGTGGAATTTTTGTCAATGAGCCTGAAACAGGTGCGATCGGTTCCTGTGAAAACTCAGCAGATTGAGCTAACTGAATTAAAGGTTCGGGAACCGAAGAAAAAAGAATTAACTACTGTAGAGGCTTCTTTAAGATTAGATGCGATCGCATCTGCTGGTTTTGGTATGTCCCGCAGCAAAATGGTTGATTTCATCGATGCTGGTGATGTCCGCGTCAATTGGAAGGAAGTTACCCAAGCTAGTTCTCAAGTCAAATCAGGCGACTTAATTGCCATTCGTTCTAAAGGGCGTTTAGAAGTTGGCGAAATCGCCGTTACCAAAAAAGAGCGTTACCGAGTTCAATTAACAAGATATATGTAA